The Persephonella sp. IF05-L8 genome contains a region encoding:
- a CDS encoding MoaD/ThiS family protein has product MEIKVKYRGKEQILKFNNEPVKAIDILKALGLSPEHAFVAKNGELASEDEIITPEDEIKVVNAISGG; this is encoded by the coding sequence ATGGAGATAAAAGTTAAATATAGAGGAAAAGAGCAAATACTAAAATTTAATAACGAGCCTGTTAAAGCTATAGATATTCTTAAAGCATTGGGTCTATCCCCTGAACATGCATTTGTTGCAAAAAACGGAGAACTTGCAAGTGAGGATGAAATCATAACCCCTGAAGATGAAATAAAAGTGGTTAATGCTATATCCGGAGGATAA
- a CDS encoding TIGR00269 family protein, which yields MAKLKKGSRCTVCKAKGEKEKAVVFLPHHRLALCKKHYIEWFEKRVAKTVKEFRMFSPKDKILVAVSGGKDSLALWNALVKLGYEADGFYIDLGIDEYSQDSKRLALQFAERIERPLHIVSLKEEIAPIPQIDQITNRPACSACGTVKRYYMNKYAKELGYNIIATGHNLDDEVAVLFGNTLHWDIDYLKRQYPVLKEENGFIRKVKPLCKITEKEAALYAFFNNIEYIEYECPFSEGASSIEYKELFSQLEEKHPGTKLQFYTNFLKKMYPILKEHEERQKQELQKCKICGEPSFSEICSVCKLKEKVKTTVKSE from the coding sequence ATGGCAAAATTAAAAAAAGGAAGTAGATGCACAGTTTGTAAGGCAAAAGGAGAAAAAGAAAAGGCTGTAGTTTTCCTGCCACACCACAGGCTTGCCCTATGTAAAAAGCATTATATAGAGTGGTTTGAAAAAAGAGTGGCAAAAACTGTAAAAGAGTTTCGTATGTTTTCCCCTAAGGACAAAATTCTTGTCGCTGTTTCAGGTGGAAAAGACAGCCTTGCCCTGTGGAATGCACTGGTAAAACTGGGATATGAAGCAGATGGCTTTTATATAGACCTTGGAATTGATGAGTATTCACAGGACAGCAAAAGACTGGCACTCCAGTTTGCAGAAAGAATTGAAAGACCTCTACATATAGTATCCCTCAAAGAAGAAATTGCCCCAATCCCACAAATAGACCAGATTACAAACAGGCCTGCCTGTTCAGCATGCGGCACGGTAAAAAGGTATTACATGAATAAATATGCAAAAGAGCTTGGATACAACATAATAGCCACAGGACACAATCTTGATGATGAAGTGGCAGTTTTATTTGGAAATACACTTCACTGGGATATTGATTATCTAAAAAGGCAGTATCCTGTTTTAAAAGAAGAAAACGGATTTATCAGAAAAGTAAAACCCCTGTGCAAAATCACAGAGAAAGAGGCAGCCCTTTATGCATTTTTCAACAATATTGAGTATATAGAATATGAATGCCCATTCTCAGAAGGAGCCTCATCTATAGAATACAAAGAACTATTTTCCCAGCTTGAAGAAAAACACCCAGGAACAAAACTCCAGTTTTATACAAATTTTCTAAAAAAAATGTATCCGATACTAAAAGAACATGAAGAAAGGCAAAAACAGGAGCTCCAAAAATGCAAAATATGTGGAGAACCATCATTTTCCGAAATATGTAGCGTATGTAAACTAAAGGAAAAAGTGAAAACTACGGTAAAATCTGAGTGA